The genomic interval TAAATGGAGCTTGAGGATAAGTATGACTATAACTATACTGGATAATGCCACAATAGCAGAAATTATAAAGAGAAAATGAAATCCTGAAAGCCAGAATTGTATCAATACTATTAGAGATACCGCTACAATAAGTAAAATTGTGAGAGCTAGAATGTAGGTTTTGGATGCATCTTTTCTAATGAAATGATATGGCTCGTGAAAAACTAAAGCTTCTCTTTCATTATCGTCCAGAGCATCGAAAAAATTTTCATTTATAAATATCTTTGCTTGTTTTCCTAGAGGGGTAAATGATGGAGATCTGTACATTTTATTAAGTGCAGGGAATTTAAATATTTCCAGATCAATATGAGTTATATGCTTAGTTAGTGCAGTGTATTTTTTAGATAAATCGTAATCTATTATTGCATTGAAACGCTGAGTTATATCTGTTTTTCTTCCATGTTTTGAACGTTGAAGTTGTATCATTATTAATAAAATTGCAGCAAACGAGGTAAGACTGGCTAAAATATTATAGGATGCTGAATTCCCTAAATGAAAATGAAAACTCAATATATATTCTAATACTGCTATACCTGCGAGGATTACTATGGAAATTAAAAAAAATTTGGATTTGACATTTGCATTCTATTCACCTGATCGTACCGATTAATTGCCAAAAATCATACCGGCAATGCCACTTGTTGTTGCTTGTAATTGGTTTCCGATATTTTCGAATTCATGTCGTATTATATTATTTTCAATTGCTTTAAAACCTCTATAAACAGGCACTTCTGTAGATGTTAATAGTGCTGCTATTGCAAATATTGATATTAAAGACTTTTACAGTTACTTCTATGCTCTCTATGGCAACTCATTTCCGTACTATTATTACGGTACATCTCTATGGCTTTCAACTCCTTATATTTTTGATGCAGGATATTTGATCTCATAATATTAATTTGTAAATAAATTTTCCTGTATGACTCGTGGGAGTTTGATAGGTTAAAGTCAAATTGTTCTTAAATTGAATTTGTTATCATGTATCATATCCAACTGTTACATTCATCTATTCACATCACAATGTTCTTATTCGGAATGCAAACCTTAATTTAGACCAACTACAATGGTTAGTGTTAACTTCAGTGCTGAACACAATACTAGTCATTTCAACTCCAGATATTGTGTATTTTATCCTAAACTCGCTCTCAAATGTAAGGCACATACTATTGCTAGCTTTTCCAGTATACGAACTATTACTACATTTTTACAAATCTATCTACCGGAAAGAAAGCCACTGAGTTTGCGATATAGATGAATTTCTGGAATTGTAAAATATTCAATAATTAGTTAATATTTAAACATTTTTCAAATCCCATGAGTGGCATAATTTTTAAAATAACAATAAATTAAATATTTTTAAGATAATTATAACATATACATATATAATAGCAAGGTTTATTCAATAATATCATATACATATGAGAAAAAGAGCCATGATGTCTGAAGAACGGAGAAACAAAATTAAAAATTCATTAAGAATAACAAGAGAAAGAAGAAAAACACAGGATGTAATAATACTTAAACTAAAAATAGACAATGATAAATTAAATAATAATACTATAAAGGCATTAAACACAATCTTTTTAGAAGCTAAATGGCTATATAATTATGTTATAAACAAAGAATTCAACAATGATATTTTTAATATAGACCCTAAAATAAAGAATGTAAATGTATATGTTAAAGACCATTATGAAACAAGGAAATTAAAATATTTATCATCACAGATGAAGGAGGAAATTATTAACAGGGCAATGGACAACATAAGAGGTCTTCATAAATTAAAAGAAAAAGGCTCTAAGATAGGAAAATTGAAATTTAAATCATTTATAACATCAATACCATTGAATCAATATACTATAACATATAAAATAATAAATAATAATTATATTAAAATACAGAATATAAAGCAGTTATTAAAAGTAAATGGCCTGGATAATTTAGAATACTATTATGAACCGGCAAGTGCATTGCTAATCAATAAAAACAGTTATTATTATATTTACATAACAGCGTATAAAAATAAATACATTTTAGAAAAACCTGTCAATAATCAAAAAATAATATCATTTGACTTAGGAATAAAGAATCAGTTAACATGCTCTAATGGCTCAATATTAAACTATAATATACCAAAATCCAAAAAAGAAATAAGATTGCAAAGGTCATTGTCAAGAAAAGCTAAATATGCAGAAGGAACTAAAAAACTA from Ferroplasma acidiphilum carries:
- a CDS encoding RNA-guided endonuclease InsQ/TnpB family protein: MSEERRNKIKNSLRITRERRKTQDVIILKLKIDNDKLNNNTIKALNTIFLEAKWLYNYVINKEFNNDIFNIDPKIKNVNVYVKDHYETRKLKYLSSQMKEEIINRAMDNIRGLHKLKEKGSKIGKLKFKSFITSIPLNQYTITYKIINNNYIKIQNIKQLLKVNGLDNLEYYYEPASALLINKNSYYYIYITAYKNKYILEKPVNNQKIISFDLGIKNQLTCSNGSILNYNIPKSKKEIRLQRSLSRKAKYAEGTKKLSREQSKNYYKNKNRLNREQTKTANKRKDTINKIVHYLTSNYDIVITQKDNISGWKHLFGKRIENTGIGEIIDALKHKASTLILLNQFIPTTKECSNCHNKYDIKLDERIYNCPKCGFIIDRDYNSSLNDMYYGIKKLNELLKIKNRKLNNYFKKYNINLNVPMERRELTPVEIIASGFEGLNISPYVKLSMVNEAGSLNALA
- a CDS encoding putative metallopeptidase — protein: MIQLQRSKHGRKTDITQRFNAIIDYDLSKKYTALTKHITHIDLEIFKFPALNKMYRSPSFTPLGKQAKIFINENFFDALDDNEREALVFHEPYHFIRKDASKTYILALTILLIVAVSLIVLIQFWLSGFHFLFIISAIVALSSIVIVILILKLHLIYSEISADTFAAQTIGTNIPAISVVNKAYGIVIQHHRNNRKIYNAIYHGKKISLEKKTHLNIADESKISK